TGCTTCCAGATATGGATGGCTTAGAAGTTTGCAAGGCGATAAAAGGCGAGACCAAGACATCGTCAATTCCTATCATTATGCTTACAGCGAAAAGCCAGGAATCAGATAAAATTGTAGGCCTGGAATTAGGGGCGGATGATTATATGACTAAGCCGTTCAGCCCCAAAGAACTCATTGCGCGTATAAAAGCAGTATTACGTCGCACCAAAGAAAAAGACAAACTCCCAGAGCTACTAAAAGTAGGCGACTTAACAATCGACTTAGCAAAAATTGCGGTGAATGTTAAGGGTAAGCCTATACAGCTTACCGCAAAGGAATTCGAACTTCTTAAGACATTAATAAAGGCGAAGGGACGGGTATTGTCGCGAGATTATCTCTTAGATACGGTATGGGGAATGGATCACGCAATTGAAATCGAGACTCGCACTGTGGATGTGCATATTAGGACCCTTCGTAAGAAATTAAAAAGTGCGGCGAAGTATATTGTAACTGTGAAAAGCTACGGATACAGGTTTGAAGAGGAGGAATAAGACTTGGGCTTTAAGGCTAAGCTGATCCTTTCCTATCTTATCATAATCTTGGTTTCCTTCGGATTCATAGCCTTTTTTTTAGACAAAAATTTAGAAGAAAATTCCCTTCATAATATTCAGACTTCTCTCGTAACTCAGGCCCAGCTGATTGAAACACAAATCCCCCCTGGAAGTATAAAAAACGAAGACATTGCTTCTCTCGAAGCCCTTGTAAAAAATTTATCCGCAAAAACAAAATGCCGTATTACTATTATTAATATCCGCGGGAAGGTATTGGCGGATTCCGAACAATCCCTCCAAGAAATTCCTGCAATGGAAAACCATCTATATCGTCCCGAAGTAAAAATAGCTTTAAGTGGTACTATCGGCATAGATACCCGTTATTCCTCGACTCTTGGAATAGACATGCTTTATGTTGCCTTACCTCTCAAAGAGGGAGCCGAAATTTTGGGGACTATTAGATTAGCACTTCCGCTTTTAAGCGTTGAAAAGACGCTGTCATCTATAAGAAAAATAGTTATTCTCGGATTATTATTTGCGGTTTTTCTTGCATTTATCTTAGGTACGTTGTTGGCGGCCGGGACTATCAAGCCCATTAATAGAATGATTCAGATTTCCCGCAAATACTCGGAAGGTGATTTTAGCCGCAGGATAATTCAGAGCTCAAAAGATGAAATGGGACAACTTGCCAACACTTTGAACAAGATGGCTCAGGATATCGAAGATAAGATCAAAGAGATTAAAGCCCAAAACCAGAAGCTTGCCGCGATTTTTAACAGCATGATAGAGGGCATCATTGTTGTTGATAAAAGTTCACACATAATTTCTATTAATCCGACAATTGAAAAGATATTCGGCGTATCGAAAGAAGAAGTGCTAGGCAATATCTTTTTGGAATCCATACGTAATAATGACATTTCCGAAGTCATAAATAGCGTTCTTAAGGAAAGTGAATCTATATCAAAAGAAATAAATCTTCTTTTGCCTGTACGTAAGACGTTTGAGGTTAGCGCTGCACCTATTTTTGACAATGACACGGTAAACGGATGCCTGGTAGTTATTCATGATATAACTGAGATACGGCGCTTGGAAACTATACGCAGCGATTTTGTAGCTAATGTTTCTCATGAATTAAAAACACCGCTTACTTCCATAAAAGGCTTTATAGAAACGCTTCTTGAGGGAG
The window above is part of the Candidatus Omnitrophota bacterium genome. Proteins encoded here:
- a CDS encoding response regulator transcription factor is translated as MKETILIVEDEKDIVKMLEYNLKKEGFKTMSVRNGEDAVAVATKEGTDIIILDLMLPDMDGLEVCKAIKGETKTSSIPIIMLTAKSQESDKIVGLELGADDYMTKPFSPKELIARIKAVLRRTKEKDKLPELLKVGDLTIDLAKIAVNVKGKPIQLTAKEFELLKTLIKAKGRVLSRDYLLDTVWGMDHAIEIETRTVDVHIRTLRKKLKSAAKYIVTVKSYGYRFEEEE
- a CDS encoding cell wall metabolism sensor histidine kinase WalK — protein: MGFKAKLILSYLIIILVSFGFIAFFLDKNLEENSLHNIQTSLVTQAQLIETQIPPGSIKNEDIASLEALVKNLSAKTKCRITIINIRGKVLADSEQSLQEIPAMENHLYRPEVKIALSGTIGIDTRYSSTLGIDMLYVALPLKEGAEILGTIRLALPLLSVEKTLSSIRKIVILGLLFAVFLAFILGTLLAAGTIKPINRMIQISRKYSEGDFSRRIIQSSKDEMGQLANTLNKMAQDIEDKIKEIKAQNQKLAAIFNSMIEGIIVVDKSSHIISINPTIEKIFGVSKEEVLGNIFLESIRNNDISEVINSVLKESESISKEINLLLPVRKTFEVSAAPIFDNDTVNGCLVVIHDITEIRRLETIRSDFVANVSHELKTPLTSIKGFIETLLEGALDDKENNRSFLKIIQDHAERLDKLVNDLLSLAHLESKEIALEKKSFDLRKQVDEIIASFKTQLKKKDMELKNDLPSGFMITADKDKVEQVFTNLIDNAIKFNKEKGLIKIYGQTVNGRVKITVEDSGIGIPGKDVPRIFERFYRVDKARSRELGGTGLGLSIVKHIVELHNGTVGVESVEGLGSNFWLILPKA